The proteins below come from a single Actinomycetota bacterium genomic window:
- a CDS encoding lactoylglutathione lyase yields the protein MPRALIHTMLRVLDEERSLDFYGRLGFEETDRKRVGGDTATVIFLALPGDGERLELTVNDGRTEPYDLGEAYGHIALSVDDMHAELADLASKGIEPEKPPYASRPGGSTICFIRDPDGYRVELVEIGRQ from the coding sequence ATACCGCGCGCGCTCATCCACACCATGCTCAGAGTCCTCGACGAGGAACGCTCACTCGACTTCTACGGCCGGCTGGGCTTCGAGGAGACCGACCGCAAGCGCGTGGGCGGCGACACCGCCACCGTGATCTTCCTCGCGCTGCCCGGTGACGGCGAGCGCCTGGAGCTCACCGTGAACGACGGCCGCACCGAGCCCTATGACCTCGGGGAGGCCTACGGGCACATCGCCCTGTCGGTGGACGACATGCACGCCGAGCTCGCCGACCTGGCCTCCAAGGGCATCGAGCCAGAGAAGCCGCCCTACGCATCGCGCCCCGGCGGATCGACCATCTGCTTCATCCGCGACCCCGACGGCTACCGCGTCGAGTTGGTGGAGATCGGCCGGCAATGA
- a CDS encoding ATP-binding cassette domain-containing protein, with the protein MPHGHGIRAVDLHLALGDRPRVPVLDGVDFVTRAGETTAIIGPSGCGKSTLLDVLAGLTPPDAGHADPGGPVALMPQGDALMPWLTLRENVAMGARLAGLAAHEADERADGAIALLGLAGFGDHYPHALSGGMRQRAALARTALAGRATWLLDEPFGALDALTRVEMHNVLGDLRRAEQPTILLVTHDVAEAVALCERILVASPRPMRIVDDIRVGDADPPAVAASVLASLRQAGALA; encoded by the coding sequence GTGCCCCACGGGCACGGCATACGGGCAGTCGACCTGCACCTGGCGCTGGGCGACCGCCCGCGCGTGCCGGTGCTCGACGGCGTGGACTTCGTGACGCGCGCCGGGGAGACCACGGCCATCATCGGCCCGTCGGGGTGTGGCAAGAGCACCCTGCTCGACGTGCTGGCCGGGCTCACCCCGCCCGATGCCGGGCACGCCGACCCGGGTGGCCCCGTGGCGCTGATGCCCCAGGGCGACGCGCTCATGCCCTGGCTCACCCTGCGCGAGAACGTGGCGATGGGCGCGCGGCTCGCGGGCCTGGCCGCCCATGAGGCCGACGAGCGCGCCGACGGCGCCATCGCGCTGCTGGGGCTGGCGGGGTTCGGCGATCACTACCCCCATGCGCTGTCGGGTGGCATGCGCCAACGGGCGGCGCTCGCCCGCACCGCGCTGGCCGGCCGCGCCACGTGGCTGCTCGACGAGCCCTTCGGCGCCCTCGACGCCCTCACGCGCGTGGAAATGCACAACGTGCTGGGCGATCTCCGCCGCGCCGAGCAGCCAACGATCCTGCTTGTCACGCATGACGTGGCCGAGGCCGTGGCCCTGTGCGAGCGCATCCTCGTGGCCTCCCCGCGCCCCATGCGCATCGTCGACGACATCCGGGTGGGTGATGCCGACCCGCCTGCCGTAGCCGCGTCGGTGCTGGCATCGCTGCGCCAGGCGGGAGCGCTCGCATGA
- the uvrB gene encoding excinuclease ABC subunit UvrB, which yields MEPANYMISDAHPPTGDQPQAIEAIGEGLVAGERFQTLLGVTGSGKTFTMANIIAQSGRPALVIAHNKTLAAQLCNEFREYLPGAAVEYFVSYYDYYQPEAYIASSDTYIEKDASINDEIDRLRHAATAALLTRRDVVIVASVSCIYGMGSPERYAQRLVMLEAGAQMSREDIFTRLVEVQYQRNDMVLERGRFRARGDVFEVQPANAETAYRVSMFGDEIESITHFHPVTGEVFGGLQYAAIYPATHYVTPQDTLERAVAEIRAELEDRCALFDAQGKLVEAHRLRQRTEYDMEMLREVGFCSGIENYSRILDGRAPGEPPATLLDFFPPDFLCFIDESHNTVPQLRGMYEGDRSRKLALIEHGFRLPSAADNRPIRLEEFLERVGQVVFVSATPGQFERDQSSRVVEQIIRPTGLVDPEVEVRATENQVDNLIGEIRARVDSDERVLVTTLTKRMAEDLTDYLVDAGIKARYLHSDIDAIERIRVVRELRLGEFDVLVGVNLLREGLDLPEVTLVAILDADKEGFLRGQTALIQTIGRAARNVNGQVLMYADRETEAMRVAMEETSRRRDIQRRHNEEHGITPVSISKGVSDIVEFLGLKGGGGRKRTKKEHAVPAGATPDEIRRVMVEVEQEMMAAAEELRFEQAAELRDRLAVLRAELGEEAVAAGAEG from the coding sequence ATGGAGCCCGCGAACTACATGATCTCGGATGCCCATCCCCCCACGGGCGACCAGCCGCAGGCCATCGAGGCCATCGGCGAGGGCCTCGTGGCCGGCGAGCGCTTCCAGACGCTCCTGGGCGTCACCGGCTCGGGCAAGACCTTCACCATGGCCAACATCATCGCCCAGTCGGGTCGGCCGGCGCTGGTGATCGCCCACAACAAGACCCTCGCCGCGCAGCTGTGCAACGAGTTCCGCGAGTACCTGCCGGGGGCCGCGGTGGAGTACTTCGTCTCGTACTACGACTACTACCAGCCCGAGGCGTACATCGCGTCCAGCGACACCTACATCGAGAAGGACGCCTCGATCAACGACGAGATCGATCGCCTGCGCCATGCCGCCACCGCGGCGCTGCTGACCCGGCGCGACGTGGTGATCGTGGCCTCGGTGTCGTGCATCTACGGCATGGGATCGCCCGAGCGCTATGCCCAGCGCCTGGTGATGCTGGAGGCCGGCGCGCAGATGTCGCGCGAGGACATCTTCACGCGCCTGGTGGAGGTGCAGTACCAGCGCAACGACATGGTCCTTGAGCGCGGCAGGTTCCGAGCGCGCGGTGATGTGTTCGAGGTGCAGCCGGCCAACGCCGAGACCGCCTACCGCGTGTCGATGTTCGGCGACGAGATCGAGAGCATCACGCACTTCCACCCGGTCACCGGAGAGGTGTTCGGCGGCCTGCAGTACGCCGCCATCTACCCGGCCACCCACTACGTCACCCCCCAGGACACCCTCGAGCGCGCGGTCGCCGAGATCCGCGCCGAACTGGAGGATCGCTGCGCGCTGTTCGACGCCCAGGGCAAGCTGGTGGAGGCCCACCGCCTGCGCCAGCGCACCGAGTACGACATGGAGATGCTGCGCGAGGTGGGGTTCTGCTCCGGCATCGAGAACTATTCGCGCATCCTCGACGGCCGCGCGCCCGGCGAGCCGCCCGCCACGCTGCTCGACTTCTTCCCGCCCGACTTCCTCTGCTTCATCGACGAGTCGCATAACACCGTGCCGCAGCTGCGCGGCATGTACGAGGGCGACCGCTCGCGCAAGCTGGCGCTGATCGAGCACGGATTCCGCCTGCCGTCCGCCGCCGACAACCGACCCATCCGGCTCGAGGAGTTCCTCGAGCGCGTGGGGCAGGTGGTGTTCGTGTCGGCCACCCCGGGCCAGTTCGAGCGCGACCAGTCGTCGCGCGTGGTGGAGCAGATCATCCGGCCCACCGGCCTGGTGGACCCCGAGGTGGAGGTGCGCGCCACCGAGAACCAGGTGGACAACCTCATCGGCGAGATCCGCGCCCGGGTGGACAGCGACGAGCGCGTGCTGGTGACCACCCTCACCAAACGCATGGCCGAGGACCTCACCGACTACCTGGTGGACGCCGGCATCAAGGCGCGCTACCTGCACTCGGACATCGACGCCATCGAGCGCATCCGGGTGGTGCGCGAACTCCGTCTGGGCGAGTTCGACGTGCTGGTGGGCGTCAACCTGTTGCGCGAGGGCCTCGACCTTCCCGAGGTCACGCTGGTGGCGATCCTCGACGCCGACAAGGAGGGCTTCCTGCGCGGGCAGACGGCGCTCATCCAGACCATCGGCCGCGCCGCGCGAAACGTCAACGGCCAGGTGCTGATGTACGCCGACCGCGAGACCGAGGCCATGCGCGTGGCCATGGAGGAGACCTCCCGCCGCCGGGACATCCAGCGCCGGCACAACGAGGAGCACGGCATCACGCCCGTGAGCATCAGCAAGGGCGTGTCGGACATCGTGGAGTTCCTCGGCCTCAAGGGCGGCGGCGGGCGCAAGCGCACGAAGAAGGAGCACGCCGTGCCGGCGGGGGCCACCCCCGACGAGATCCGCCGCGTGATGGTGGAGGTGGAGCAGGAGATGATGGCCGCGGCCGAGGAGCTGCGCTTCGAGCAGGCGGCGGAGTTGCGCGACCGCCTGGCCGTGCTGCGCGCCGAGCTGGGCGAGGAGGCCGTGGCGGCGGGGGCCGAGGGTTGA